The region AGTTTGATGCCTTCACTGCAGTCATCGGATCCGGTCCGGCTTTCATCTTTTATCTGATTGAAACCATGGTTGAATCAGGAGTAGAACTCGGTCTTCATCGTGAGGCCTCATCGCGCATGGTCAAAAAATTGTTCAGCGGGGCCAGCCTTATGGCTGAACGTTCACCGGAACATGTGAGCATGCTTAAAGAAATGTCCATCGCCCCGGCGGGAACAACTATCGCCGCGCTGGCCCACTTCGACCGCACCGCCATTCGAGGCCACATGATGGAGGGCATCCGCATGGCTTTCAAGCGCAGTATTGAAATGGGCTGATTGTTTGAAACCTTACCGTAGCGAACAGCAAAAAATTTTAAATGAAGATGATTCCAAAAAACAGGAGCAACAAGGAAGATCACCCACTGCTTCTAGCAGATTTTCTTGACCATATTTATCAAGATTTACCCTATAAAGAAGGAACAATCTGATTATCACCATTCAGTCTCGACTCAAGTTTAGCAACATAAATTCTGGACTAATCAGTCCGAATATGACAATTTAATTATCAAAGACATTAACTAGGATCATTATTTTGGCTAGACATCAAGAATTTGAAACAGACGAAGCATTGCATCAAGCTATGAAAGTTTTTTGGCGCAAAGGATACGAAGCTACGTCTATCAATGATTTACTTAAAGCTACAAATTTAAGTAAAAGCAGTCTTTATGCTACATTTGGAGGAAAACGCGATCTTTTTCTCGCCGCGTTTGACTCATATCGTGATGCTCGCAAATCAGAAGCGATCAAAATTCTAAATCAAACTCCTGCTCGAAAAGGAATCGAACAATTTTACAAAATGATTCTCGAAGGAGCTAAAGCTGACGAATTTTCCAATGGATGTATGAGCATTAACCAAGCCGTTGAAATGGCTCCCCATGACGAAGACGTTCGAGTTAGAGTGAAGCAGGATTTCCAGTTAATGGAAAAATTTCTAACCCAAACTATTGAACAGGGGAGATTGGATGGATCTGTAAAAGGACGAAAGACGGCAAGGGAGCTTTCACGTATTTTAGTTGTCGCTTTTCCCGGACTACAAGTTATGGTTCGAGCAAAATGTGATCAGGAAAGACTGGACGAAGCTCTTCAACTGGTACTTTCTCTTCTTGATGAAGAATAATTTTTTTAATTAATTTTGGACCACATGGTCCAGAAAAGACAGGAGCATATATAGTGCAAACATAAACCCTCAAAGATAATGGCAAGCACAAATACTCACAGAAAAGCAGCTATAGACGATACTCACTCTATAGAGTGTATGCTGCATAAGGAATAAAAAATGAAATCTCCAAGTATAGGAATAAGCCTTGAAGGATATCCAAGTATTGGATTGACAGGACTAAGTGCTATAATATTTGCAATTCTAGACTGGCAAACTCTTGCAATTATCTCGTTATTACTTTGCTGGTTTTCGGTCGGGTTCTTCCGCAATCCTGAACGTGTAATCCCTCAAGAAAAAGATATAGCTGTCAGCCCTGCCGATGGAAAAATCATCCGTATGACCAAGCGTCTCGACCCCATGACTGGTCATGAGCGGGAGTGCATAAGTATTTTTATGAATATATTCCAAGTTCACGTGAATCGTGCCCCGGTTCAGGGGAAAATCGAATCTATCAAATACTGGCCAGGTAAGTATCTCAATGCTTCACTGGACAAAGCCAGTACGGATAACGAACGTTGCGGATATTTGATTACTGACGAGAATAAAGACATTTGGAGTATGGTTCAAATTGCAGGACTAATCGCAAGACGAATTGTCTGCTACACAACTGAAGGAGACACGGTAAGCCGAGGACAGCGATATGGTCTAATACGCTTTGGCTCATGTGTAGAGCTGTATTTACCACCGTCATACACGCCTACAGTAAAAATAGGAGACTATGTCACCGGCGGACAAGACATAATCGCAAGAGCAAGAAAATAATTAAAACCACCAGCACCCAAAAACATTGTCCTATAAAAACTTTTCAGGAGCAACTCTACAATGAATCAATTATGTACCGAATTTGATGAAATCGATCTCCAAATTTTGGACATCATTCAGACTGATTTCCCTTTATGTTCACGCCCATATGCCGAAATCGGCACACGACTTGGACTGGCTGAAGGCGAAGTACTATCAAGAGTGAATGTTTTACGCGAAGACGGCACGATTAGACGAATTGGCGCAAATTTTGACGCATGCGAGCTGGGCTGGGTTTCAACACTTTGCACAGCCACTGTCCCTGAAAATATGATGGATACATTTATTTCATGTGTTAACTCACAGTCAGGAGTTACACACAACTACCTACGTTCTAATGAATTTAATATTTGGTTCACGCTTACTTCTCCTTCAAGAGAAGATGAAGCTGCGGCGCTGAAGCTGATAACAAAACAAACAGGCATAAAAATATTAAACTTACCGGCAAGTCGGCTATTTAAAGTTCGTGTAGACTTCAAAATGGGATCAAAAAAATAAATACTAAAGTAGATGAAATAGATGAAAAGATAATTAAGTGTCTAAGAGATGACGGACGCATAACC is a window of Maridesulfovibrio sp. DNA encoding:
- a CDS encoding helix-turn-helix domain-containing protein; the encoded protein is MARHQEFETDEALHQAMKVFWRKGYEATSINDLLKATNLSKSSLYATFGGKRDLFLAAFDSYRDARKSEAIKILNQTPARKGIEQFYKMILEGAKADEFSNGCMSINQAVEMAPHDEDVRVRVKQDFQLMEKFLTQTIEQGRLDGSVKGRKTARELSRILVVAFPGLQVMVRAKCDQERLDEALQLVLSLLDEE
- a CDS encoding phosphatidylserine decarboxylase family protein, with amino-acid sequence MKSPSIGISLEGYPSIGLTGLSAIIFAILDWQTLAIISLLLCWFSVGFFRNPERVIPQEKDIAVSPADGKIIRMTKRLDPMTGHERECISIFMNIFQVHVNRAPVQGKIESIKYWPGKYLNASLDKASTDNERCGYLITDENKDIWSMVQIAGLIARRIVCYTTEGDTVSRGQRYGLIRFGSCVELYLPPSYTPTVKIGDYVTGGQDIIARARK
- a CDS encoding AsnC family transcriptional regulator, with translation MNQLCTEFDEIDLQILDIIQTDFPLCSRPYAEIGTRLGLAEGEVLSRVNVLREDGTIRRIGANFDACELGWVSTLCTATVPENMMDTFISCVNSQSGVTHNYLRSNEFNIWFTLTSPSREDEAAALKLITKQTGIKILNLPASRLFKVRVDFKMGSKK